A single region of the Opitutus sp. genome encodes:
- a CDS encoding RNA methyltransferase, whose protein sequence is MSTNSKELNLCGLVAVRSRFERDPASIKRLFFDEATGRKVGALCKALAAARKVYRCVPPAELEKISGSIHHGGIVAVIEAPKLRAPDARVVANWAAKRTPLVLLDRIGNAHNLGAIARTAAFFGVEHIIIPAHPQAALPGEAAFRVSEGGLEQVEVWRTPDLAKLMRELAAAGYDVAGAAARGGKPVVLAGPAKPVAVVLGNEEHGLAPEVERACTRLVTIPGSGRVESLNVSVAGAVLIYALLARR, encoded by the coding sequence ATGAGTACGAATTCCAAAGAACTGAATCTGTGTGGTCTGGTCGCGGTGCGGTCGCGTTTTGAGCGTGATCCGGCGTCGATCAAGCGGCTGTTTTTTGACGAGGCGACGGGGCGCAAAGTCGGCGCGCTGTGCAAGGCGCTGGCGGCGGCGCGCAAGGTCTACCGCTGCGTGCCGCCGGCCGAGTTGGAGAAAATCTCCGGCAGTATCCATCACGGCGGGATTGTCGCGGTGATCGAGGCGCCGAAGCTGCGTGCGCCCGATGCGCGGGTGGTGGCCAACTGGGCGGCCAAACGTACGCCGCTGGTGCTGCTCGATCGCATTGGCAACGCCCACAATTTGGGGGCGATTGCCCGCACGGCGGCGTTTTTTGGCGTGGAGCACATCATCATTCCCGCGCATCCGCAGGCCGCGCTGCCGGGCGAGGCGGCGTTCCGCGTGTCGGAAGGCGGGCTGGAGCAGGTTGAGGTTTGGCGCACGCCGGATTTGGCGAAGCTGATGCGCGAGCTGGCGGCGGCCGGTTACGACGTGGCGGGTGCGGCGGCGCGCGGCGGCAAACCAGTGGTCTTGGCGGGCCCGGCCAAACCAGTGGCGGTGGTGTTGGGCAACGAGGAGCACGGCTTGGCGCCCGAGGTGGAGCGGGCCTGCACCCGTCTGGTGACGATCCCCGGTAGCGGCCGAGTGGAGTCGCTCAACGTCTCGGTGGCCGGCGCCGTTTTGATCTACGCGCTGTTGGCGCGGCGCTGA
- a CDS encoding LacI family DNA-binding transcriptional regulator: MPDAAPHSRITLKQVAAEAGVHVSTAWRALKNDTYVDPVKRARIREISQRLGYVPDPMLTALSHYRRKQHTPAYRSTFAWVHTFADRHGWQGEENIHAYHAGADQFAASMGYKLEEFWLTEPGLSAKRAREVLLARNIRGLLFAPQPAARTEIKLAMDAFAAVSIGYSLTTPRLHITANHQHSSTLTCLRELCRLGHRRIGMVSASDTLSRVEHSFETPYYFLKDAQPKSRPIPLFTIEGRDEPAFVNPYRERFLAWVKRHQPTAIVSTISEVKGWLEGAGYAIPGDISLVTLSRVFDPQWTGIDQQEKEVGARAVELLISLFQTGERGVPANPLRLLVEGRWIDSGTVKKIGPPVAELLERLT, encoded by the coding sequence ATGCCTGACGCCGCGCCCCACTCCCGCATCACCCTCAAACAAGTCGCCGCCGAAGCCGGCGTGCATGTTTCCACCGCCTGGCGCGCGCTCAAAAACGACACCTACGTCGACCCGGTCAAACGTGCCCGCATCCGCGAAATTTCCCAGCGGCTGGGCTATGTGCCCGACCCGATGCTCACGGCGCTCAGCCACTACCGGCGCAAGCAGCACACGCCGGCCTACCGCTCGACCTTTGCCTGGGTGCACACCTTCGCCGATCGCCACGGCTGGCAGGGCGAGGAAAACATCCACGCTTATCACGCGGGAGCCGACCAATTCGCCGCCTCCATGGGCTACAAACTCGAAGAGTTTTGGCTCACCGAGCCCGGTCTCAGTGCCAAGCGCGCCCGCGAGGTGCTGCTCGCGCGCAACATCCGCGGCCTGCTCTTCGCGCCTCAGCCCGCGGCGCGCACCGAGATCAAACTGGCGATGGATGCGTTTGCCGCGGTGAGCATCGGCTACTCGCTGACCACGCCCCGCCTGCACATCACGGCCAACCACCAGCACAGCTCCACGCTCACTTGCCTGCGCGAACTCTGCCGCCTCGGCCACCGCCGCATCGGCATGGTGAGCGCCTCCGACACCCTCAGCCGCGTTGAGCACAGTTTCGAGACCCCGTATTACTTTTTAAAAGACGCCCAACCGAAAAGCCGCCCGATCCCGCTTTTCACCATCGAAGGACGCGACGAACCAGCCTTTGTTAACCCCTACCGCGAGCGCTTCCTGGCGTGGGTTAAACGCCACCAACCCACCGCGATCGTCTCGACGATTTCCGAGGTGAAGGGCTGGCTGGAAGGCGCCGGTTACGCCATTCCGGGAGACATCAGCCTGGTCACGTTATCGCGAGTTTTTGATCCGCAGTGGACGGGCATTGATCAGCAGGAAAAAGAAGTCGGGGCGCGCGCGGTGGAGCTGCTGATCAGTTTGTTTCAAACCGGCGAACGCGGCGTGCCAGCAAACCCGTTGCGGCTCTTGGTGGAAGGCCGCTGGATCGACAGCGGCACTGTTAAAAAAATCGGCCCGCCGGTCGCCGAGTTGCTCGAACGCCTCACCTGA
- a CDS encoding YihY/virulence factor BrkB family protein: protein MSDTATTTRPPTAKKSPIAGLLRLREGIWTSEAMNDTSPSGRLKALLRVSATTVKGVIYNKIPVQSAALTYYTLMSIGPMLVLALTLGGFILSKQENGHQKLKEAISSALHGLAPQTGLHAANATAAGAAEGAAAVGESPASGSPAAMTLAANTPGANTPATSAAPPAPAGLDLDSMVDNLLTQAASGGASAGGLLILVFLAVMMLSRVENAFNTIWNVSKGRPWKSRFINYFLFMAVSCVLGAASLTMLSGASFAKQVDDLPEWLRNLPGLVRFLSGAGPTLISIGLMTLLVALFNKFMPNAKVRWWPALGGGLLVAVILVTNQKLGALYAGNVANFNKFYGSLSIILVLMFGMYLSWLFLLIGGQFTYALQNARSLAAYSTWESLSARTKQTLCFGCLILIGRRFRANENAPDSQEMADMLCVPRSLTDQCLARLMALRLVVAIDDGDTNPDNDCYRPNFPLHSRTVADIKHHLESFNGNVAIDPKLHTDAGLARFDATYRQFNELADARLSFDALLAETEPQSA, encoded by the coding sequence ATGAGCGACACCGCCACCACCACCCGCCCCCCAACCGCCAAAAAATCGCCGATCGCCGGGCTCTTGCGTTTGCGCGAGGGCATCTGGACGTCCGAGGCCATGAACGACACTTCGCCAAGCGGACGACTCAAAGCACTGCTCCGCGTGAGTGCGACCACCGTCAAGGGGGTTATCTATAACAAGATCCCCGTGCAGTCGGCGGCGCTCACTTACTACACGCTGATGTCGATCGGGCCGATGCTCGTCTTGGCGCTCACCCTGGGCGGCTTCATTTTGAGCAAACAGGAGAACGGCCACCAAAAACTAAAGGAGGCGATCTCTTCGGCCCTTCACGGGCTGGCGCCGCAAACCGGCTTGCATGCCGCAAACGCCACGGCCGCTGGAGCCGCCGAAGGCGCAGCCGCCGTCGGCGAAAGCCCCGCTTCTGGATCGCCCGCGGCGATGACGCTCGCCGCAAACACCCCTGGGGCTAACACCCCGGCAACCTCCGCAGCCCCTCCGGCTCCCGCCGGCCTGGATCTGGACAGCATGGTCGACAACCTGCTCACCCAGGCCGCCAGCGGCGGAGCCTCGGCAGGCGGCCTACTCATCCTCGTTTTCCTCGCGGTGATGATGCTGTCCCGGGTTGAAAACGCCTTTAACACGATTTGGAACGTGAGCAAAGGCCGCCCCTGGAAAAGCCGCTTCATTAACTACTTCCTCTTCATGGCCGTGAGCTGCGTGCTCGGCGCCGCCTCGCTGACCATGCTCTCCGGCGCGTCGTTTGCCAAACAAGTCGACGACCTCCCCGAATGGCTGCGTAACCTGCCCGGGCTCGTGCGCTTCCTCAGCGGTGCCGGCCCGACGCTCATCTCCATCGGATTGATGACGCTGCTGGTGGCGCTGTTCAACAAATTCATGCCCAACGCCAAGGTGCGCTGGTGGCCGGCGCTCGGTGGCGGGCTGTTGGTGGCTGTCATTCTGGTGACCAACCAAAAGCTGGGCGCGCTTTACGCGGGCAATGTGGCCAATTTCAACAAGTTCTACGGCTCGTTGAGCATCATCCTCGTTTTGATGTTCGGTATGTACCTGTCGTGGCTGTTCTTGCTCATCGGCGGGCAGTTCACCTACGCCCTGCAAAACGCCCGCTCGCTGGCCGCCTACAGCACCTGGGAAAGCCTCTCCGCGCGCACCAAACAAACACTGTGTTTCGGCTGCCTTATCCTCATCGGACGGCGCTTCCGCGCCAACGAAAACGCCCCCGATTCCCAGGAGATGGCCGACATGTTGTGCGTGCCGCGCAGCCTCACCGACCAATGCCTCGCCCGCCTCATGGCGCTGCGCCTGGTGGTGGCCATCGACGACGGCGACACCAATCCCGACAACGACTGCTACCGCCCCAATTTCCCGCTCCACTCCCGCACCGTGGCCGACATCAAGCACCACCTTGAATCCTTTAACGGCAACGTCGCCATCGACCCCAAACTGCACACCGACGCAGGGCTGGCGCGCTTCGATGCAACCTACCGCCAATTCAATGAGCTGGCCGATGCGCGGCTCAGTTTCGACGCCCTGCTGGCCGAAACCGAACCGCAAAGCGCCTGA
- a CDS encoding rRNA methyltransferase, producing MIFTCQPGFVDLLAGELRARGYAPVEQGPGWVRTEANPASPDVPDLCFPQMILLDPVEIAADSVNALAAKVTEQFLTTAKTDRFDAEWPCLFEEAAELDGLGRRVKGVEKMVYENLKKRMARVAKLAVVTKPRGVARLRGLYVFFVDFKRAYVSREAIFGGQRRMADDEQAPSRSYLKIEEAYIVLGREPQFEETVADLGAAPGGWSYSASKRGAKIVAVDNGPLKGGAYNNYKIEHRMEDAFQFRPASGQVFDWMFCDLVEEPHHVVENLITPWLANKWCRRFVVILKFGRVDPLALLAEMRAPESVFSRCGVNVRIRHLYHDREEFTLVGEVKE from the coding sequence ATGATTTTTACCTGCCAACCCGGATTCGTGGATTTGCTCGCCGGCGAGCTGCGCGCTCGCGGCTACGCCCCCGTCGAGCAGGGCCCGGGCTGGGTCCGCACCGAAGCCAATCCGGCCTCGCCCGACGTGCCCGATCTGTGTTTTCCGCAGATGATCCTGCTCGACCCCGTCGAGATCGCGGCCGACTCGGTCAACGCCCTGGCCGCCAAGGTCACCGAGCAGTTTTTAACCACCGCCAAAACCGACCGCTTCGATGCGGAGTGGCCGTGTTTGTTTGAAGAGGCCGCCGAACTCGACGGCCTAGGGCGCCGCGTCAAAGGCGTCGAAAAGATGGTCTACGAAAACCTCAAAAAGCGCATGGCGCGCGTGGCCAAACTCGCGGTGGTCACCAAGCCGCGTGGCGTTGCCCGGTTGCGTGGGCTCTATGTGTTTTTCGTCGATTTCAAGCGCGCCTACGTGTCGCGCGAGGCGATCTTCGGCGGGCAGCGCCGCATGGCCGACGACGAGCAGGCGCCGTCGCGCTCCTACCTCAAAATCGAGGAGGCCTACATCGTGCTTGGCCGTGAACCCCAGTTTGAGGAAACCGTCGCCGACCTCGGTGCCGCGCCCGGCGGCTGGAGTTACAGTGCGTCCAAGCGCGGCGCCAAGATCGTGGCCGTCGACAACGGCCCGCTCAAAGGCGGCGCGTATAACAATTACAAGATCGAGCACCGCATGGAGGACGCCTTTCAGTTCCGGCCGGCGTCCGGGCAGGTGTTTGACTGGATGTTCTGCGACCTGGTCGAGGAGCCGCATCACGTGGTCGAGAACCTGATCACGCCGTGGTTGGCCAACAAATGGTGTCGCCGCTTTGTGGTTATCCTCAAGTTCGGCCGCGTCGATCCGCTCGCGTTGCTAGCCGAGATGCGCGCGCCCGAGTCGGTGTTTTCGCGCTGCGGAGTCAACGTGCGCATCCGCCACCTTTATCACGACCGCGAGGAGTTCACCCTGGTCGGCGAGGTGAAGGAATAA
- a CDS encoding alpha/beta hydrolase — MIWAGVASLTWWRVPTLALWKTAVITGEFGHFLAVVPLLTGAAAWWDGGPWSKGILLLSGVGVLALLRPVVQAAWISRSLPAKLTAAFGPVKMNHSPFSLSRLIAPSYPPVVVETYTITGGLELDFYRAEGRAGPAPCVVMIHGGSWEAGDRHQLPDLNHHLAHRGYAVAAVSYRLAPATVWPGQADDIMSAINHLRTHASSLAIDPTRLVLMGRSAGGQLATALAYGHKEFPVRGAVSFYGPNDQVFEWGISREDDWLNAIKILRQFLGGPPESAPEAYRTSSGYLIVNRENAVPTLLVHGHQDSLVWYQLSARLHTKLDTLGVPNALVSLPWATHACDFNPRGPSGQLSWYALEWFLAAVTK; from the coding sequence ATGATCTGGGCGGGGGTCGCCTCGCTCACGTGGTGGCGAGTGCCCACGTTGGCGTTGTGGAAAACCGCGGTCATCACGGGTGAATTCGGCCATTTTCTCGCCGTGGTGCCGTTGCTAACTGGAGCGGCAGCCTGGTGGGATGGCGGCCCGTGGAGTAAAGGTATTCTACTGCTGAGTGGGGTCGGCGTGCTGGCCTTGCTACGACCGGTAGTCCAGGCGGCATGGATTAGCCGCAGCCTGCCAGCAAAACTGACAGCCGCGTTTGGTCCGGTAAAAATGAACCACTCGCCGTTTTCGCTCAGCCGCTTGATTGCGCCGAGTTATCCGCCCGTGGTGGTGGAAACCTACACGATCACAGGCGGGCTGGAGCTGGATTTTTACCGTGCCGAAGGGCGCGCAGGGCCGGCACCGTGTGTGGTGATGATCCACGGCGGCAGCTGGGAGGCGGGCGACCGGCACCAGTTACCCGACTTGAATCACCACCTCGCCCACCGCGGCTATGCGGTGGCAGCGGTGAGTTATCGGCTGGCCCCGGCAACCGTGTGGCCGGGGCAGGCCGACGACATCATGTCGGCGATAAACCACTTGCGCACCCACGCCTCGTCGTTGGCGATCGACCCGACGCGCCTGGTGCTGATGGGGCGTTCGGCGGGCGGGCAACTGGCCACCGCCCTGGCCTACGGACACAAGGAGTTTCCGGTGCGCGGGGCGGTCTCCTTTTACGGCCCCAACGACCAGGTCTTCGAGTGGGGGATTTCGCGCGAAGACGATTGGCTCAACGCGATCAAGATCCTGCGCCAATTCCTCGGCGGCCCGCCGGAGAGCGCCCCCGAGGCGTATCGCACCTCCTCGGGTTACCTCATCGTAAACCGCGAAAACGCGGTGCCCACCCTGCTCGTCCACGGCCATCAAGATTCGCTGGTGTGGTACCAACTGAGCGCGCGCTTGCACACCAAACTCGACACCCTCGGGGTGCCCAACGCCCTCGTGTCGCTGCCGTGGGCCACCCACGCCTGCGACTTCAATCCGCGCGGTCCATCAGGCCAGTTGTCGTGGTACGCGCTGGAGTGGTTTTTGGCCGCAGTCACCAAGTAG
- a CDS encoding cyclic nucleotide-binding domain-containing protein, translating into MTGSIAARITDFVAHMSAQDMVLNVSYVLNVITMFLRQMLPLRIGMVVVSCGFFAFALMAGNYSMVAWNVVFLAINIIQVVLLLLEKKQIHLSAELEAVHASLFSSLPRRDFLFLWNMGQERTLANDDYLARKGVPQKTICLILEGKARVEKDGQLIATLNPQSFVGEMSFFTGSAASADVKAQGPLRFNEWSQSHIQALEQLKPDLLNKMWVILGQDLSKKLQR; encoded by the coding sequence ATGACCGGCTCAATTGCGGCACGCATCACCGACTTTGTGGCGCACATGTCAGCCCAGGACATGGTGCTGAACGTCAGTTATGTGCTGAATGTCATTACCATGTTTTTGCGCCAGATGCTGCCGCTGCGCATCGGCATGGTGGTGGTGAGCTGCGGCTTCTTCGCTTTCGCCCTGATGGCGGGCAATTACAGCATGGTTGCCTGGAACGTCGTGTTTTTGGCCATCAATATCATCCAGGTGGTCCTGCTTTTATTGGAGAAAAAACAAATCCACCTCTCGGCCGAACTCGAAGCGGTCCACGCCAGTTTGTTTTCCTCCCTGCCGCGCCGCGATTTCCTGTTTTTATGGAACATGGGGCAGGAGCGCACCCTCGCCAACGACGACTACCTTGCCCGTAAGGGAGTGCCCCAAAAAACGATCTGCCTCATCCTCGAAGGGAAGGCCCGCGTCGAAAAAGACGGTCAATTAATCGCCACGCTCAACCCGCAGTCGTTTGTCGGCGAAATGAGTTTCTTTACCGGTAGCGCCGCCTCGGCGGATGTGAAGGCCCAAGGCCCGCTGCGCTTCAACGAATGGTCGCAGTCCCACATTCAGGCGCTGGAACAATTGAAGCCCGATCTGCTCAACAAAATGTGGGTTATCCTCGGCCAGGATTTGAGCAAAAAGCTGCAACGCTAA